A window of the Solidesulfovibrio fructosivorans JJ] genome harbors these coding sequences:
- a CDS encoding efflux RND transporter permease subunit: MPQFFIHRPVFAWVVALFIILLGVIAIPNLPIARFPSVAPSTVTISATYPGATSQTMSDGVISLIERELSSVKNLLYFESSSDSSGAASISATFKPGTDPDMAQIDVQNKLKAIEPRLPQTVRQNGLTVETSASGFLMLVGLRSDDGRFDEAALGDYMARNIVDELRRIEGVGRVQLFGAEQAMRIWVDPAKLIAFGLSMNDLSAAVNQQNVQIAPGSVGAMPALPGQRVTVSLTVQGQLSTPEQFAAIVLRANPDGSKVVLGDVARVELGSQSYGFINREDGKTATAAAVQLAPGANAVRTAEEVEARMAELRSTMPAGMSYSIPFNTAPFVKISIEKVIHTLIEAMVLVFLVMFLFLQNIRYTLIPAIVAPIALLGTFAVMLASGFSINVLTMFGMVLAIGIIVDDAIVVIENVERIMAEKGLSPRDATIQAMQEITGAVIGITLVLTAVFIPMGLVSGTVGAIYKQFTLSMAVSILFSAFLALTLTPALCATLLRPHAAGHHEKRGFFGWFNRRFERMTSRYETRLGKLVTRTGRMMLVFAALCAALMVSFRHLPSSFLPEEDQGYFLASIQLPADATVERTLEVVKAYEQHAASRPSIRSNMTVVGFGFSGSGPNAAMAFTMLKDWGERNGATAQGEVALAQTALSGVREGTVITLLPPAIDELGNSSGFTMRLQDRANQGHAALQAAETKLLALARKSRLVSGVYADSLPAGSSIHLDIDRDKAEALGVSFTSISDTLSIAMGSYYVNDFPHAGRMQQVIIQAEASARMQIDDVLKLYVRNSNGGMMPLSEVVTPAWSETPLQLVRYQGFPAARISGNAAPGVSSGEAMAEMERLAAQLPPGFAVAWTGQSLQERQSATQAPLLMALSILVVFLVLAALYESWTIPLSVMLVVPLGLLGAVGAVMLRGMPNDVFFKVGMITVIGLSAKNAILIIELAKQLRQQGKGLAEAAVTAARLRLRPILMTSLAFGLGVVPLMFASGASAETQHAIGTGVFGGMVTATVLAIFFVPVFFVFVMAIQERFAAWRFSRRPSLK, translated from the coding sequence ATGCCGCAGTTCTTCATTCATCGCCCGGTCTTCGCCTGGGTCGTCGCCCTGTTTATCATCCTGCTGGGCGTGATTGCTATTCCCAATCTGCCCATCGCCCGGTTTCCTTCTGTGGCGCCGTCCACCGTCACCATTTCCGCGACCTACCCCGGAGCCACGTCGCAGACCATGAGCGACGGGGTGATCAGCCTCATCGAGCGCGAACTCTCCAGTGTCAAGAACCTGTTGTACTTCGAATCCTCGTCCGATTCCTCGGGTGCGGCGTCAATCAGCGCCACCTTCAAACCGGGCACCGACCCGGACATGGCGCAGATCGACGTGCAAAACAAGCTCAAGGCCATCGAGCCACGTTTGCCGCAGACGGTGCGCCAAAACGGTCTGACCGTGGAGACCTCCGCGTCCGGCTTCCTGATGCTCGTCGGCCTCAGATCCGACGACGGGCGCTTCGACGAGGCGGCGCTGGGCGACTACATGGCGCGCAACATCGTCGACGAACTGCGCCGCATCGAAGGCGTAGGCCGCGTGCAGCTGTTTGGAGCTGAGCAGGCGATGCGGATTTGGGTCGATCCGGCCAAGTTGATTGCCTTTGGCCTGTCGATGAACGATCTATCCGCAGCCGTGAACCAGCAGAATGTCCAGATCGCGCCCGGCAGCGTCGGAGCCATGCCGGCTCTGCCGGGGCAGCGCGTGACGGTATCGCTCACGGTGCAGGGCCAGCTGTCCACGCCCGAACAGTTCGCCGCCATCGTGCTGCGCGCCAACCCCGACGGCTCCAAGGTGGTGCTTGGCGACGTGGCGCGGGTCGAACTCGGCTCACAGTCCTATGGCTTTATTAACCGCGAAGACGGCAAAACCGCCACTGCCGCGGCCGTACAGCTCGCGCCTGGCGCCAATGCGGTCAGGACAGCCGAGGAAGTCGAGGCGCGAATGGCTGAGCTTCGCAGTACGATGCCGGCCGGCATGAGCTATTCGATCCCGTTTAATACCGCACCGTTCGTCAAGATCTCCATCGAGAAGGTCATCCATACCCTGATAGAGGCGATGGTGCTGGTGTTTCTGGTCATGTTCCTCTTCCTGCAAAACATCCGCTACACCCTGATTCCGGCGATCGTTGCGCCAATCGCACTGCTGGGCACCTTCGCGGTGATGCTTGCTTCGGGCTTTTCAATCAACGTGCTGACCATGTTCGGCATGGTGCTCGCAATCGGCATCATCGTGGACGATGCCATCGTCGTCATCGAGAATGTGGAACGCATCATGGCCGAGAAGGGGCTGTCGCCACGAGACGCGACGATCCAGGCGATGCAAGAGATCACCGGCGCGGTGATCGGCATCACCCTGGTGTTGACGGCCGTGTTCATCCCCATGGGCTTGGTCAGCGGCACGGTTGGCGCGATCTACAAACAATTTACGCTGTCCATGGCGGTGTCGATCCTGTTTTCGGCCTTTCTCGCGCTTACCCTGACGCCCGCTCTCTGTGCGACGTTGCTTAGGCCCCACGCTGCGGGGCACCACGAGAAGCGCGGGTTTTTCGGCTGGTTCAACCGCCGCTTCGAGCGCATGACATCGCGCTATGAAACGCGCCTGGGCAAGCTGGTGACACGAACAGGACGGATGATGCTGGTGTTCGCCGCACTCTGTGCAGCCCTCATGGTTTCTTTCCGCCATCTGCCATCGTCTTTCCTGCCGGAAGAAGACCAGGGCTATTTCTTGGCTTCCATCCAGTTGCCCGCCGATGCCACCGTCGAGCGCACGCTGGAAGTGGTCAAGGCCTACGAGCAGCACGCGGCCTCGCGCCCATCGATCCGATCCAATATGACCGTCGTCGGTTTTGGCTTCTCCGGCTCCGGCCCAAACGCGGCCATGGCCTTCACCATGCTCAAGGACTGGGGCGAGCGCAATGGCGCCACGGCCCAAGGCGAAGTGGCCCTGGCCCAGACGGCCCTGTCCGGCGTCAGGGAAGGGACAGTGATTACCCTGCTGCCGCCGGCCATCGACGAGCTTGGCAACAGCTCCGGCTTCACCATGCGCCTACAGGACCGGGCCAACCAGGGCCATGCCGCGCTCCAGGCGGCAGAGACCAAGCTGCTTGCACTGGCGCGGAAGAGTCGACTCGTCAGCGGCGTCTATGCCGACAGCCTTCCAGCCGGCTCCAGCATCCACCTGGACATCGACCGGGACAAGGCCGAGGCGTTGGGCGTGTCGTTCACCAGCATCAGCGACACGCTGTCCATCGCGATGGGGTCTTACTACGTCAACGACTTCCCCCATGCCGGACGCATGCAGCAGGTCATCATTCAAGCCGAGGCGTCGGCCCGCATGCAGATTGACGACGTGCTCAAGCTCTATGTGCGCAACTCCAACGGCGGCATGATGCCGCTGTCCGAGGTAGTGACTCCGGCATGGAGCGAGACGCCGCTGCAGCTGGTGCGCTATCAGGGCTTCCCGGCGGCGCGCATCTCGGGCAATGCGGCTCCCGGCGTCTCCAGCGGCGAGGCGATGGCCGAGATGGAACGGCTGGCAGCACAGTTACCACCTGGCTTCGCCGTGGCCTGGACAGGACAATCCCTGCAGGAGCGCCAGTCCGCCACACAAGCGCCGCTGCTGATGGCGCTGTCGATCCTGGTGGTGTTTCTGGTGCTGGCCGCTCTGTACGAGAGCTGGACGATCCCGCTCTCGGTCATGCTGGTGGTGCCGCTGGGCCTGCTGGGTGCCGTGGGGGCGGTGATGCTGCGCGGCATGCCCAACGACGTGTTCTTCAAGGTCGGCATGATCACCGTTATCGGTCTGTCGGCTAAAAACGCCATTCTCATCATCGAACTCGCCAAGCAGTTGCGCCAGCAAGGCAAGGGACTGGCGGAAGCAGCGGTAACTGCGGCCCGGCTGCGACTGCGCCCGATTCTGATGACGTCGCTGGCCTTCGGCCTGGGCGTGGTGCCACTGATGTTCGCCAGCGGGGCCAGCGCCGAAACCCAGCACGCCATCGGTACCGGCGTATTCGGCGGCATGGTCACCGCGACGGTGCTCGCCATTTTCTTCGTGCCAGTGTTCTTCGTCTTCGTGATGGCCATACAAGAGCGCTTCGCAGCTTGGCGGTTCTCGCGCCGGCCTTCTCTCAAATAA
- a CDS encoding IS630 family transposase: MGARVKVELTEEQAETLRMWAGSGKTEQRLALRARVVLLAADGLGLKEIEGKSGLNWQSCLKWRKRFLARGLEGLKDQVGRGRPQSITPEERVGVVALACTTPADGSSRWSVRKLAEATGHSKSAVQKILAEGAIKPHKTKYWCGKSPDPEFEQKQAAIIGLYLNPPENALVLSVDEKSQIQTLDRTQPLLPMRPGNPKRLTATYKRHGTTCLLAALAVHAWTVEGRCVESTNHEEFLKFLKLLYRKYPGKHLHVIVDNLAVHKHQKIKDWVAGKRRMTMHYTPTYSSWLNQVEIWFNIFARDVLRDGVWRSKQQLVGQIMEYIKNYNELWAKPFKWTYTGKPLVA, encoded by the coding sequence ATGGGCGCTCGGGTAAAAGTCGAGTTGACGGAGGAGCAGGCGGAGACGCTGCGCATGTGGGCCGGGTCCGGCAAGACCGAGCAGCGTCTGGCCCTCCGGGCCAGGGTCGTCCTCCTGGCGGCCGACGGGCTGGGACTTAAAGAGATCGAGGGGAAGTCTGGCCTGAACTGGCAAAGCTGTCTGAAATGGCGCAAGCGCTTTCTGGCGCGTGGCCTCGAAGGCTTGAAGGACCAGGTTGGGCGTGGCCGACCACAGTCGATCACTCCGGAAGAGCGGGTGGGGGTCGTGGCTCTGGCCTGCACCACGCCTGCCGACGGCAGCAGTCGCTGGAGTGTGCGCAAGCTGGCTGAGGCCACCGGCCACAGCAAGTCCGCCGTCCAGAAAATCCTGGCCGAGGGTGCCATTAAGCCCCACAAAACCAAGTATTGGTGCGGCAAGAGCCCCGACCCGGAGTTCGAGCAAAAGCAGGCGGCGATTATCGGCCTGTACCTAAACCCACCGGAAAACGCCCTGGTTCTCTCCGTGGATGAGAAGTCGCAAATCCAGACTCTCGATCGGACCCAGCCGCTGCTGCCCATGCGACCAGGGAACCCCAAGCGGCTGACCGCCACCTACAAACGCCACGGCACAACCTGTCTCCTGGCCGCTCTGGCCGTTCACGCCTGGACCGTTGAAGGGCGGTGCGTTGAGAGCACGAACCATGAGGAATTCCTCAAATTCTTAAAACTGCTCTACCGTAAATATCCTGGCAAACACCTGCACGTGATCGTGGATAATCTGGCTGTCCACAAACACCAGAAGATCAAGGACTGGGTGGCGGGAAAGCGGCGGATGACCATGCACTACACGCCGACCTACTCCTCCTGGCTGAACCAAGTGGAAATCTGGTTCAACATCTTCGCCCGCGACGTCCTCCGGGACGGTGTCTGGCGCTCAAAGCAGCAACTCGTTGGCCAGATCATGGAGTACATCAAGAACTATAATGAGCTCTGGGCAAAGCCCTTCAAGTGGACTTATACCGGCAAACCACTCGTGGCTTAA
- a CDS encoding ATP-binding protein, with protein sequence MKLVGLSRQIMLAMMAIALGVTLLVILTSYAFYYLWQIYWPDNSLDSSWIPTGPEWIWIIGATLAGLALSILVAINLSRRILVPLNSVAASIRRVAQGDLNARAIAGDRSLGEAAQLADDFNALANQLQRMTEEQAFWNAAIAHELRTPVTILRGRLQGLAEGVFTPSTSQFLSLLTQVEGLTRLIEDLRVVSLVESGHLDLQLRETQLDAEINAVVDMVGDALQSAGQRAILELDARSVYCDPVRIRQALLALLHNVCRYAVAGHVRIQSHVKDGWCELSVEDDGPGMPADLIPYLFTAFRRAQGARSGGSGLGLAVVAAIARAHGGRAACRTAASGGSVFTLTWPIDPVHGLPGPDCGEHG encoded by the coding sequence ATGAAGTTGGTCGGGCTGAGTCGCCAGATCATGCTGGCGATGATGGCGATTGCGCTGGGCGTCACGTTGCTCGTCATCCTGACGTCGTACGCGTTCTACTATCTGTGGCAAATCTATTGGCCCGATAATTCCTTGGACTCCAGCTGGATACCTACGGGGCCGGAGTGGATATGGATAATCGGCGCTACGCTGGCCGGTCTGGCGCTGTCTATTCTCGTGGCGATCAACCTGTCGCGCCGCATCCTGGTCCCGCTGAACTCGGTGGCGGCCAGCATCCGCCGTGTGGCCCAGGGGGATCTCAACGCGCGTGCCATCGCGGGCGATCGCTCTTTGGGCGAAGCCGCCCAATTGGCGGACGACTTCAATGCGCTGGCGAATCAGTTGCAGCGCATGACCGAGGAACAGGCGTTCTGGAACGCCGCGATCGCTCACGAACTGCGCACCCCTGTGACAATCCTGCGCGGCCGTCTGCAAGGCCTGGCCGAAGGCGTTTTCACGCCCAGTACATCCCAGTTCCTCAGCTTGCTGACCCAGGTTGAGGGCTTGACGCGATTGATCGAGGATTTGCGAGTGGTGAGTCTGGTGGAAAGCGGCCATCTGGATTTGCAGTTGCGAGAGACGCAGCTTGACGCCGAAATCAACGCCGTGGTGGACATGGTTGGTGACGCGCTGCAGTCTGCGGGCCAGCGTGCGATCCTGGAGCTGGACGCACGGTCTGTATACTGCGATCCGGTGCGTATCCGACAGGCGCTACTGGCGCTCCTTCATAACGTGTGCCGGTATGCCGTGGCGGGCCACGTGCGAATCCAGTCTCATGTGAAGGATGGCTGGTGTGAACTCAGCGTCGAGGATGACGGGCCAGGCATGCCAGCGGACTTAATTCCTTATTTGTTTACGGCGTTCCGACGCGCGCAAGGCGCTCGCTCGGGCGGCAGCGGCCTGGGATTGGCCGTGGTGGCTGCCATCGCGCGTGCGCATGGGGGACGCGCTGCATGCAGGACGGCCGCCAGCGGCGGCTCGGTTTTCACGCTGACCTGGCCCATCGACCCAGTCCATGGCCTGCCAGGGCCAGATTGTGGCGAGCACGGTTGA
- a CDS encoding DUF6573 family protein: MSNSNAFGNLIYSYTRAQAIADGVLIDVTDEAKAHGFKVPVAITDHLFHGYVAFVPEELKSQGQSVTGRLHDLLTLAMIAARTSKGTDRAYFKISFLMAPGRSETVQVIAHIGPGDTAEPVLTIMLPEDD; the protein is encoded by the coding sequence ATGAGTAACAGCAACGCTTTTGGAAACCTCATCTACAGCTACACCAGGGCACAAGCCATCGCTGACGGCGTTCTCATCGACGTCACTGACGAGGCCAAAGCCCACGGTTTCAAAGTCCCTGTCGCCATTACCGACCATCTCTTCCACGGCTATGTCGCTTTTGTTCCTGAAGAATTAAAATCTCAAGGTCAAAGCGTGACTGGCCGGCTTCATGATCTCCTGACCCTGGCGATGATCGCTGCCCGGACGAGCAAAGGGACGGACCGTGCGTACTTCAAAATCTCGTTTCTGATGGCACCAGGACGATCTGAAACCGTCCAAGTCATTGCCCACATCGGTCCCGGTGACACCGCTGAACCAGTTCTGACGATCATGCTGCCGGAGGATGACTGA
- a CDS encoding efflux RND transporter periplasmic adaptor subunit produces the protein MKIKRLCRHSGLFALAVLILLAGCGQAEPEEALPSPLVSVMTVTPSRLELSEVLPGRVAAVRIAEIRPQVSGIVQRRLFEQGTEVRAGQPLFQINPAPFKAEADATGAALQRAEVALARAQLQTRRLQSLVEVGAVSHQVYDDAVSLRDQAAADVAQARATLKRRQLDLKFATVEAPISGRIEQALVSEGALVGSGDSSPMARIHQIDQVYVDVRRPASSLESLRQALTTQQASADEGLPVAILRSDGEAYDVTGRILFSGINVDAGTGDVLLRVLVDNPQRLLLPGMFVRARVPRTSYAEALMVPQQAVVRNDGEPQIWTIDAQNRAKLTPVKLGELLNRHYRIQSGLAAGQTIVIEGMARLSNGIEVQAHEWQALEPTTAASTH, from the coding sequence ATGAAGATCAAACGACTGTGCCGCCATAGTGGCTTGTTTGCCCTAGCGGTTTTGATACTTCTGGCCGGCTGCGGTCAGGCCGAACCGGAAGAGGCGCTCCCGTCACCACTGGTATCCGTTATGACCGTCACGCCGTCGCGGCTGGAACTGAGTGAGGTTCTGCCAGGACGCGTTGCCGCGGTACGCATCGCCGAAATCCGGCCGCAGGTCAGCGGCATCGTCCAGCGCCGCCTGTTCGAACAGGGCACCGAGGTGCGGGCCGGCCAGCCGCTGTTCCAGATCAACCCGGCGCCGTTCAAGGCCGAGGCCGACGCCACCGGAGCAGCCCTGCAACGGGCCGAGGTCGCGTTGGCGCGAGCCCAGCTGCAAACCAGGCGACTGCAGTCCTTGGTCGAGGTCGGCGCGGTCAGCCACCAGGTCTACGACGACGCGGTCTCCCTGCGCGACCAGGCGGCCGCCGATGTCGCCCAGGCTCGCGCCACACTGAAGCGCCGCCAGCTTGATCTGAAGTTCGCCACCGTGGAAGCGCCTATTTCCGGGCGCATCGAGCAGGCGCTGGTGAGCGAGGGCGCGCTGGTCGGTAGCGGCGACAGCAGTCCCATGGCGCGTATCCATCAGATCGACCAAGTCTACGTCGATGTGCGCCGCCCGGCGTCCTCGCTCGAATCGCTGCGCCAAGCGCTGACAACGCAACAGGCAAGCGCCGATGAGGGTCTGCCCGTGGCCATCTTACGAAGCGACGGCGAGGCGTACGATGTCACCGGACGCATCCTGTTCTCAGGCATAAACGTCGATGCCGGCACTGGGGACGTACTGCTGCGCGTGCTGGTGGACAACCCGCAACGTCTGCTCCTGCCGGGCATGTTCGTGCGCGCACGCGTGCCGCGTACCAGCTATGCCGAGGCGCTGATGGTGCCGCAGCAGGCGGTGGTGCGAAACGACGGCGAGCCGCAAATCTGGACCATTGATGCGCAGAACCGGGCGAAACTCACCCCTGTTAAATTGGGCGAGCTGCTCAATCGGCACTATCGCATCCAGTCCGGCCTCGCCGCCGGGCAAACGATCGTGATCGAAGGGATGGCGCGTCTGTCCAACGGCATCGAAGTGCAAGCGCACGAGTGGCAGGCACTCGAACCTACAACCGCGGCATCTACGCACTGA
- a CDS encoding IS256 family transposase, whose product MAEDSMALIELMQKADGGDFLRSLAEAVLQLLMEADVDGLIGASRHERSAERVSYRNGYRDRSLDTRVGSLQLRIPKLRQGSYFPPFLEPRKTSERALVAVIQEAWIGGISTRRVDDLVQAMGLSGISKSQVSKLCKDIDERVHAFLSRPLTGEWPYLWLDATYLKQREGGRVVSVAAIIAVAANTEGRREIVGLHIGPSEAEPFWSFFLKGLLRRGLAGVKLVVSDAHEGLKAAIAKTFGATWQRCRVHWMRNALARVPKSQHAMVSAALRQAFLQPDAASASQTWRHVADQLRGKWPKLASFMDETEHDVLAYMTFPAQHRVKLHSTNPLERLDKEVKRRADVVGIFPNEQSIIRLIGAILLEQNDEWQLQSRYMQVEAMAELNTQQNEAQPAQIPPRAA is encoded by the coding sequence ATGGCCGAGGACAGCATGGCATTAATCGAGTTGATGCAAAAGGCCGATGGCGGTGATTTTCTCCGCTCCTTGGCGGAAGCCGTCTTGCAGCTTCTCATGGAAGCCGATGTGGATGGCTTGATCGGAGCCAGCCGCCACGAACGAAGCGCCGAGCGAGTCAGCTACCGCAACGGCTACCGGGACCGCAGCCTTGATACTCGCGTCGGCTCCCTGCAACTGCGCATCCCCAAGCTGCGCCAGGGCAGCTACTTTCCGCCCTTCCTGGAGCCGCGCAAGACCAGCGAGCGCGCCTTGGTGGCCGTCATCCAGGAGGCCTGGATCGGGGGCATATCGACGCGGCGCGTGGACGATCTCGTCCAGGCCATGGGGCTTTCCGGCATCTCGAAATCCCAAGTGTCCAAGCTGTGCAAGGACATCGATGAACGGGTCCATGCCTTCCTTTCCAGGCCGCTGACAGGTGAATGGCCCTATTTGTGGCTGGACGCGACCTACCTCAAGCAACGCGAAGGCGGCCGGGTGGTCAGCGTCGCCGCCATAATCGCCGTGGCGGCGAACACGGAAGGCCGCCGGGAAATCGTGGGATTGCACATCGGCCCCAGCGAGGCCGAGCCGTTCTGGTCTTTTTTCCTCAAAGGCCTTCTTCGTCGGGGACTCGCCGGCGTGAAGCTGGTCGTTTCCGACGCCCATGAAGGTCTCAAGGCCGCCATCGCCAAGACGTTCGGGGCTACGTGGCAGCGCTGCCGGGTCCACTGGATGCGCAACGCCTTGGCTCGCGTCCCCAAATCGCAGCACGCCATGGTTTCCGCCGCCCTGCGCCAAGCTTTTTTACAGCCGGATGCTGCCAGCGCCAGCCAGACCTGGCGGCATGTCGCCGACCAGCTTCGCGGCAAATGGCCAAAACTCGCCAGCTTCATGGACGAAACCGAGCACGACGTGCTGGCTTACATGACGTTCCCGGCGCAGCACCGGGTCAAGCTGCACAGCACCAATCCGCTGGAAAGGCTGGACAAAGAGGTGAAACGGCGGGCGGACGTGGTCGGTATTTTCCCCAACGAGCAGTCCATCATCCGGCTTATCGGGGCCATCTTGCTGGAGCAAAACGACGAGTGGCAGCTGCAAAGCCGCTACATGCAGGTCGAGGCCATGGCCGAACTCAACACCCAACAAAACGAGGCGCAGCCAGCCCAAATTCCACCCAGGGCAGCCTGA
- a CDS encoding helix-turn-helix domain-containing protein: protein MDSVQDLFGKKIKSIRRARDITQEKLADLSGLSLQYIGEIERGRRNPSLTSIEQLSKALDIPMAELFSLEEFRLAPEELKAILIRQIDSADEDRLRTFFSMAQNLFQ, encoded by the coding sequence ATGGACAGCGTACAAGACCTTTTCGGGAAGAAAATCAAATCGATACGTCGCGCCCGGGACATTACCCAGGAAAAACTGGCTGACCTGTCCGGGCTGTCCCTCCAGTATATCGGAGAGATTGAACGTGGCCGGCGCAATCCATCCCTGACCAGCATCGAGCAGCTGTCCAAGGCCCTGGACATTCCTATGGCGGAACTGTTCAGTCTGGAGGAGTTTCGGTTGGCACCGGAGGAGCTCAAAGCGATCCTGATCCGGCAGATTGATTCAGCGGATGAAGATCGGTTACGAACCTTTTTCAGCATGGCCCAGAACCTGTTCCAGTAA
- a CDS encoding methyl-accepting chemotaxis protein produces MSKNLKYFTAEVKEKIYWHEQILDSIQFPLSITDSNMNWTFVNKAALQVTGAKREDIIGMQCSNWGADICKTDRCGIERLRRGQAESTFHQPGLDKNFQVNTFYLHDTEGKNIGHVEVVQDITEQKRLREAAEGALRDGILHSANQLESVVEIVTSASEQLSAQIEQSSRGAEEQAHRIGETATSMEEMNATVLEVAKNASSAASTADQAKVKAEEGAKVVSQVVHGIEEVQQQSQEMKQDMGNLGKQAEGIGQILNVISDIADQTNLLALNAAIEAARAGEAGRGFAVVADEVRKLAEKTMTATKEVGDAIRGIQNGTKKNIENVERSGKTIEDVTKLANTSGESLRQIVSLAETTTDQVRSIATASEEQSSASEEINRSLEDVNRVSSETTDAMRQSSQAVGELANQAQVLKRLIDEMKSDGESSSAALPSGKRPLALGRV; encoded by the coding sequence TTGTCAAAAAACCTTAAATATTTCACTGCAGAGGTCAAAGAAAAAATATATTGGCACGAGCAAATTCTTGATAGCATTCAATTCCCATTATCAATAACTGACTCAAACATGAACTGGACATTCGTCAATAAAGCCGCCTTACAGGTTACAGGAGCTAAACGAGAAGATATAATCGGAATGCAATGTTCAAATTGGGGAGCAGATATTTGCAAAACAGATCGCTGTGGAATTGAACGCCTTCGTCGTGGACAAGCAGAATCAACTTTTCACCAGCCAGGTCTTGACAAAAATTTTCAAGTAAACACATTCTATCTTCACGACACGGAAGGCAAAAATATTGGACATGTTGAAGTAGTTCAAGATATAACAGAGCAAAAACGATTAAGAGAAGCGGCAGAAGGAGCTTTAAGAGATGGGATTTTACATTCTGCCAATCAGCTTGAATCTGTTGTTGAAATAGTAACTTCTGCTTCTGAGCAACTTTCAGCTCAGATTGAACAATCCAGTCGAGGAGCAGAAGAGCAAGCACACCGAATAGGTGAAACAGCGACATCAATGGAAGAAATGAACGCTACCGTCCTGGAAGTCGCTAAAAATGCCTCAAGTGCCGCATCCACAGCTGATCAAGCTAAGGTTAAAGCCGAAGAAGGAGCGAAAGTGGTTTCCCAGGTCGTCCATGGGATTGAGGAGGTCCAGCAGCAATCCCAAGAGATGAAGCAAGATATGGGGAACCTTGGCAAGCAGGCAGAAGGAATTGGTCAAATTCTGAATGTAATCTCCGACATTGCTGACCAGACGAATCTCTTGGCACTTAATGCAGCTATTGAGGCAGCCCGCGCAGGTGAAGCGGGACGTGGATTTGCCGTTGTCGCCGACGAAGTCCGCAAACTGGCTGAGAAGACCATGACTGCAACCAAGGAAGTTGGGGATGCGATTAGGGGTATTCAAAACGGTACCAAGAAAAATATTGAAAACGTTGAGCGCTCAGGGAAAACCATCGAAGACGTCACTAAGCTGGCCAACACTTCTGGGGAATCTTTGCGTCAGATTGTTTCACTCGCTGAAACAACGACAGATCAGGTTCGTTCGATAGCGACAGCCTCTGAAGAACAATCTTCTGCCAGCGAAGAAATCAATCGGAGTCTTGAAGATGTCAATCGAGTTTCGTCAGAAACGACAGATGCTATGAGGCAATCTTCTCAAGCTGTTGGCGAATTGGCAAACCAAGCTCAAGTGCTTAAGAGACTTATTGATGAAATGAAATCAGACGGCGAGAGCAGTTCAGCAGCCTTACCCTCTGGCAAGAGACCACTTGCACTCGGGAGGGTATAA
- a CDS encoding response regulator: MLEQKSLSEWPKGRESLVLIAEDESEIAEILAAYLARGGMRTVHAADGLRTLELHQTLKPDLVLLDVQMPRVDGWQVLSEIRHRGDTPVIMLTAYDQDIDKLMGLRIGADDYIVKPFNPAEVVARTQAVLRRSMGRGNCQNRRILRVAPFLIDLENHEARVRVFGQRHLLALTLTEFKLLTHLAGAPKRVFSRTELLVACLPEGDALERTVDSHVSKLRKKLEDLGVQGIPVGVRGVGYKLRSGE, from the coding sequence ATGCTTGAACAGAAATCCCTTTCCGAGTGGCCCAAAGGTCGCGAATCCCTGGTGCTGATCGCCGAGGACGAGTCCGAGATCGCCGAAATCCTCGCCGCCTATCTGGCGCGAGGCGGCATGCGCACTGTGCATGCCGCAGACGGCCTCCGGACGCTCGAGCTGCACCAGACCCTCAAGCCCGACCTCGTACTGCTCGACGTGCAGATGCCGCGCGTGGACGGCTGGCAGGTGCTTTCCGAGATCCGCCATCGGGGTGACACGCCCGTCATCATGCTAACGGCGTATGACCAGGACATCGACAAGCTGATGGGGCTGCGCATCGGTGCCGACGACTATATCGTCAAGCCGTTCAATCCGGCTGAAGTCGTGGCCAGGACGCAGGCGGTGCTGCGTCGCTCCATGGGGCGCGGCAATTGCCAGAATCGGCGCATCCTGCGCGTGGCGCCTTTCCTGATCGACCTGGAGAACCACGAAGCCCGTGTGCGTGTTTTCGGCCAGCGCCATCTCCTGGCGCTAACGTTGACGGAGTTTAAGTTGCTGACCCATCTGGCGGGTGCGCCCAAGCGGGTGTTCAGCCGCACCGAACTACTGGTCGCCTGTCTGCCGGAGGGGGATGCCCTGGAGCGCACGGTGGACAGCCACGTCAGCAAGCTTCGCAAGAAGCTGGAGGATCTCGGCGTCCAGGGAATCCCGGTTGGCGTGCGCGGGGTCGGCTACAAGCTGCGGAGCGGCGAATGA